Proteins co-encoded in one Arachis hypogaea cultivar Tifrunner chromosome 11, arahy.Tifrunner.gnm2.J5K5, whole genome shotgun sequence genomic window:
- the LOC112724106 gene encoding cell wall / vacuolar inhibitor of fructosidase 1-like, protein MRNKVSTPLKLVLLSLTLLSTTYSDDLIDQTCKKTPYYELCSNVIHSNPATPSDPKGMVVIMINYALANATDTLKYIGDLINKVSDHELQNKLAFCAGQSYMPVVKYVLHEAVDSINQGDFDLASHYISNAEKNIVACNKKFTGNQSPLSSRNGIMLQLLDISAAILKNL, encoded by the coding sequence atgaggaaTAAGGTCTCAACCCCTTTAAAACTTGTTCTTCTCTCTTTGACTCTTCTATCCACAACATATTCGGATGATTTGATAGACCAAACATGCAAGAAGACACCATACTATGAACTCTGTAGCAATGTCATCCATTCAAACCCTGCCACCCCAAGTGATCCAAAGGGTATGGTTGTGATAATGATCAACTACGCTCTAGCAAATGCAACTGACACTCTCAAATACATTGGAGACCTTATTAATAAAGTCTCTGACCATGAATTGCAGAACAAATTGGCCTTTTGTGCTGGTCAGTCATATATGCCTGTTGTTAAGTATGTTCTTCATGAAGCTGTTGATTCTATAAACCAAGGCGACTTTGACCTTGCAAGTCACTATATTTCTAATGCTGAGAAAAACATTGTTGCTTGCAACAAGAAATTCACTGGGAATCAGTCACCTTTGAGTTCTAGGAATGGGATTATGCTGCAGCTTCTTGATATTTCTGCTGCAATTCTTAAGAATTTGTAA